The region AATTCGCCTTTCCTGCTGGGCAAGGCGTTGTGGCACGAGACGCGGATTCCGCTGTTCCTGCAGGCCACCGACACCCGGCCGGTCGAGCTGAAGAACCAGGGCGTGCGGCCGCGGGTGTGGTTCGGGGAGCGTTGGATCACCTCGATCTTCGACCTGTTCGAGGAGAACGTGCGCTACTTCCCGGCGTTGCTGCCGGAGCCGGTGGAGGAAGACCCGGTGGCCGCGCTGGACGCCGGCCGGGCACCGACCCTGGCCGAGCTGCGGCTGCACAACGGCACCATCTGGCGCTGGAACCGGCCGGTCTACGACCTGGTGGACGGGGTCCCTCACCTACGGATCGAGAACCGGGTGCTGCCGTCCGGGCCGTCGGTGGTGGACACCGTGGCCAACGCCGCATTCTTTTACGGCGCCCAGCGGGCGCTGACCGAACAAGACAGGCCACTGTGGACACAGATGTCGTTCGCGGCGGCGGAGGAGAACTTCTTCGCCGGGGCGCGGCAGGGTTTCGAAGCGCACCTGTACTGGCCGAGCGTCGGCTGGGTGTCGCCGGATGAGCTGGTGTTGCGTCGGCTACTGCCGATGGCGCACGACGGCCTGCGGGCGTACGGGGTGTCCGACGCGGCCCGCGAGCGCTACCTGGGCGTGATCGAGCAGCGCTGCCTGGCTGGGCGGAACGGGGCGACGTGGCAGCGGGAAACCGTTGCGATGCTGGAAAACGGCGGCGCGGACCGGCACGAGGCGCTCGTGGGCATGCTGCGCCGCTACATCGACCTCGCCGATAACGGAGACCCGGTCCACACCTGGCCGGTGGGGTGATTTCCC is a window of Saccharopolyspora phatthalungensis DNA encoding:
- a CDS encoding glutamate-cysteine ligase family protein — protein: MGRHVQDQAFKPVDRQRYRNKMQRGLDALARMLAEGNFSFPHQQMGLEMELCLVDEQMEPSMSNAVVLEKISEPAFTTELGQQNIELNVDPQVLAGDSALELEKRVRAALQRADGGAHDAGAKIVMIGTLPTLRSAHFDPNWLSRNPRYSLLNEQIFLARGEEMLLDMEGVPLTEGHSERLRSYADSILPESACTSVQLHLQVAPEDFAAHWNAAQCLAGVQVAIGANSPFLLGKALWHETRIPLFLQATDTRPVELKNQGVRPRVWFGERWITSIFDLFEENVRYFPALLPEPVEEDPVAALDAGRAPTLAELRLHNGTIWRWNRPVYDLVDGVPHLRIENRVLPSGPSVVDTVANAAFFYGAQRALTEQDRPLWTQMSFAAAEENFFAGARQGFEAHLYWPSVGWVSPDELVLRRLLPMAHDGLRAYGVSDAARERYLGVIEQRCLAGRNGATWQRETVAMLENGGADRHEALVGMLRRYIDLADNGDPVHTWPVG